A genomic window from Bacteroidota bacterium includes:
- a CDS encoding branched-chain amino acid aminotransferase, with translation MIIAAGINMEIEKTGHSRLNEKDWRALPFGSVFADHMLEMHYEDGIWQAPRIVPFGPVPMLPSISALHYGQTIFEGMKAYRDVAGRSLLFRPKDHLARLNKSAERLCMPAIPEDVFIKSLEQLIKLDEAWVPSDADSALYLRPIYFATDPFIGVKVSTTYSLYILTCPVHKFYTKPVNVWVERNHARAAEGGVGYVKTAGNYARSMLSGKKAKEQGYDVVLWLDATHRRFVEEFSTMNAFFVIDDFVVTPRLSSTILAGITRDTIIHLLREQGIQVFEREVSIDELHDASQRGLLKEAFGSGTAAVVMPVASLTHEGRLMQLSDPATWQIMNTVAPKLAAIRAGQEPDAHNWIHYIDV, from the coding sequence ATGATTATTGCCGCTGGTATTAACATGGAAATAGAAAAAACTGGCCACTCTCGTTTGAATGAAAAAGACTGGCGGGCCTTGCCCTTCGGCTCAGTCTTTGCCGACCATATGCTGGAGATGCACTACGAGGATGGCATCTGGCAGGCTCCCCGCATTGTTCCCTTCGGCCCGGTGCCCATGCTGCCCAGTATATCGGCCCTACACTATGGGCAGACCATATTTGAGGGGATGAAGGCCTACAGGGACGTAGCCGGGCGCAGCTTGCTATTCCGCCCGAAGGACCATCTGGCACGCCTTAACAAATCTGCCGAGCGGCTTTGCATGCCTGCTATTCCAGAGGATGTGTTTATAAAGAGCCTGGAGCAGCTGATAAAGCTGGATGAGGCCTGGGTGCCTTCCGACGCTGATAGCGCCCTCTACCTCCGCCCCATCTATTTTGCCACCGATCCGTTCATCGGGGTAAAGGTTAGCACCACCTACTCACTCTACATCCTTACCTGTCCGGTACACAAGTTTTACACCAAGCCTGTGAACGTGTGGGTGGAGCGAAACCACGCACGTGCCGCTGAGGGTGGGGTGGGCTATGTAAAGACTGCCGGTAACTATGCGCGTAGCATGCTGAGTGGCAAGAAGGCCAAGGAGCAGGGCTATGATGTGGTGCTGTGGCTGGATGCCACCCACCGCAGGTTTGTGGAGGAATTCAGCACCATGAATGCCTTCTTTGTGATCGACGACTTTGTGGTAACACCCAGGCTAAGCAGCACAATCCTGGCCGGCATCACCCGCGATACGATTATCCACCTGCTACGCGAGCAAGGAATCCAGGTGTTTGAGCGCGAGGTGAGCATAGATGAGCTGCATGATGCCAGCCAGCGTGGCCTGCTCAAAGAGGCCTTTGGCTCGGGCACGGCGGCTGTTGTGATGCCTGTGGCATCGCTAACCCATGAGGGCCGTTTGATGCAGCTGTCAGACCCCGCCACTTGGCAGATCATGAATACTGTTGCACCCAAGCTGGCTGCCATCCGTGCTGGGCAGGAGCCAGATGCGCACAATTGGATTCATTACATTGATGTCTAG